The DNA sequence GGTACGCCAGGCTCGATTCGGGCCATACATTGCAGTCGAGCATAAACTCGCTGTGGGGCTCGTACTGGTAGCCGTAGTAGCGCAGCCCCAGCACTTTGGCCATCATGAAGGCAAACGAGCCCGCCACCGTACCCAGCCCGCTGATGCTACGCGCGCCCACCCCGATTCGCAGCTTGAGTACCAGCAGGAACCCCACCAGCAGATCATAAGCTTTCTTGAGCAGCTTGAAGCTGCCCGAATGCCATTGGAGCGGGTGCCACTCAATGTTGTAGGTCGCCAGATCGGCCCGCACGTGCGCGGCCTGCTCTTCGCTCAGGGCGTAATCCTGCTGCTCGTAGGTGATAAGGTGCAGCCGCAGGTCGGGTTGCTGCCGGCCGACGTGCTGCAGAAACAATAGCAGATTGCCCTTAAACAACGGGTCGTTAAAGCTATTGTAGACGTAGATAATGACGTGGCGCAGTTTCATTATGTGCTTGGTTGGTTGAGCAGAGCTTCCCACTGCTGCATAATCTTGCCGGGAGCAAAATCCTGCACCCGGCGGTGCGCTTGCGCGGCATAGTACGTACGTTTCTGCTGATTGGCCAACAGTCCCGTCAGGGTCGCGGCCCACACGGGCGCGCTGTGGGCCAGGACCGGCCCCGCGCCTAGCAGGGGCAGCAGCAGGCCAAACTCGGCCCACTCCGGCGCGCGGGCGTAGTCGCTGGCCGGGGTTTGGGGCGCCAGAATCTCGCGCGGGCCCGTGGGGCAGTCGGTCGAGGCGACGGGCACGCCGCAGGCCATAGCCTCGCAGAGCGCCATCGGAAACCCTTCGGTGGACGAGGAGAGCAGCGACACCGACGCCCGGGCAATGTACTGGAACGGGTTGCTCTGAAAGCCCAAGAAATACACGTCGTAGTCGGCCGTCATGGGCGCCTCGTTCCACACCTGCCAGGCGCGCAGCCCCAGCTCCTGGCAGCGCTGCAGCAGCTCGGCGCGCAGGGGCCCGTCGCCGAGCAGCACCAGCTTGGCCGTATGCTGGCCGCCGGCGCGCATGGTGCTGAGCACTTCCAGCAGGGCCGTCTGGTTTTTTTCGCGGGCCAGGCGGCCGGCCGTAATCAGCACGGGGTGCTCGTCGAACAGCTTTTGCTCGACGGGCAGCAGCGGCTCCTGACTGCGCTGCCGGATGCCTTCCACGTCGAAGAAGTTGTTGATGGTCTGCACCTTCTGCGGCGCCAGGCCAAACATGTCAATCAGCTCCTGGCGCAGGTCGCGGCTCACGGGCACGATACGGTCGGCGGAGCGGTAGAGCAAGGGCATCAGCAGGCGGCGGCGCACCCAGCCCA is a window from the Hymenobacter aquaticus genome containing:
- a CDS encoding glycosyltransferase, producing MTNSSTPARKNILLLIPQLTYGGAERVFHDHGQQLARHHHVVECVFDSNTDVAFPTANTLVALDVPAGTGLVGKLRSFVGRIQRVKQLKREHRIDVCISHLEGADYLNLLSKGSEQVLLCIHNSKRHDPNIRGALGWVRRRLLMPLLYRSADRIVPVSRDLRQELIDMFGLAPQKVQTINNFFDVEGIRQRSQEPLLPVEQKLFDEHPVLITAGRLAREKNQTALLEVLSTMRAGGQHTAKLVLLGDGPLRAELLQRCQELGLRAWQVWNEAPMTADYDVYFLGFQSNPFQYIARASVSLLSSSTEGFPMALCEAMACGVPVASTDCPTGPREILAPQTPASDYARAPEWAEFGLLLPLLGAGPVLAHSAPVWAATLTGLLANQQKRTYYAAQAHRRVQDFAPGKIMQQWEALLNQPST